A single genomic interval of Aureliella helgolandensis harbors:
- a CDS encoding 2-oxoacid:ferredoxin oxidoreductase subunit beta: protein MSSELPVLKASDFASDQDIRWCPGCGDYSILAQMKKMLPDLGLPQEQIVFISGIGCSSRFPYYMNTYGMHSIHGRAPAFATGLRVTRPDLKVFVITGDGDSLSIGGNHFIHMLRRNVDVTMVLFNNRIYGLTKGQYSPTSPEGQVTKSTPMGSVDHPLNPISVALGAEAGFIARSVDSNIKHLAATLYRAAQHRGTSLVEVYQNCNVFNDGAFSYAQDKATRADTTLELEHGKPMIFGKNRDKGVRLNGLRPEVVDLSTGISHDDLLFHDEQADTALVHILAKMRHPEMPEPIGVFRDVEKGIFEDQVRGQLNTAVEKKGAGDLVKLFASGETWDVE from the coding sequence ATGAGTAGTGAATTGCCGGTTCTGAAGGCCTCTGATTTCGCTAGCGATCAAGACATCCGTTGGTGCCCTGGGTGCGGCGATTATTCGATCCTGGCGCAGATGAAGAAGATGCTACCCGACCTCGGGTTGCCGCAGGAGCAAATTGTCTTTATCTCAGGCATCGGTTGCTCCAGCCGCTTTCCGTACTACATGAATACCTATGGGATGCATAGCATCCATGGTCGCGCACCCGCGTTCGCCACCGGTCTGCGCGTTACCCGACCCGATCTCAAAGTCTTCGTGATTACCGGTGACGGTGATTCGCTGAGCATCGGTGGAAACCACTTCATTCACATGTTGCGTCGCAATGTGGATGTCACGATGGTGTTGTTCAACAATCGCATCTATGGCTTGACCAAGGGGCAGTACTCGCCGACCAGTCCAGAGGGGCAAGTTACCAAGAGTACTCCCATGGGGTCGGTCGACCATCCGCTCAATCCAATATCCGTCGCCCTCGGCGCCGAAGCTGGCTTTATAGCGCGCAGCGTGGATAGCAATATCAAGCACTTGGCTGCGACACTCTACCGGGCTGCTCAGCACCGCGGCACCTCGCTGGTCGAAGTCTACCAGAACTGCAATGTCTTCAATGATGGAGCGTTCAGCTACGCCCAAGACAAGGCGACCCGTGCCGATACGACACTGGAACTTGAGCATGGCAAGCCCATGATTTTTGGTAAGAACCGAGATAAGGGGGTGCGACTCAATGGCCTGCGCCCCGAGGTCGTCGACTTGTCCACCGGCATTTCGCATGATGATCTGCTGTTTCATGACGAGCAAGCGGACACCGCTCTCGTCCATATCTTGGCCAAGATGCGACATCCAGAAATGCCTGAGCCCATCGGTGTCTTCCGCGACGTCGAAAAAGGGATCTTTGAAGATCAAGTGCGTGGGCAGCTCAATACTGCAGTGGAAAAGAAGGGGGCTGGCGATCTCGTCAAACTCTTCGCCAGTGGCGAGACCTGGGACGTCGAATAA
- a CDS encoding RrF2 family transcriptional regulator, whose product MQLPVKAHYATLAMLALAQKYEERELLPARVIAGEHGIPSQFLGQIMQQLRAAGLITSTRGANGGFQLSRMPNQIVVAEIVEAVCGASSTSGCGETTSELSSVVLEIWEDLDRQVLAALKRVSLGDLLLRIEDTADSMFYI is encoded by the coding sequence ATGCAGTTGCCTGTTAAAGCACACTACGCGACGCTCGCGATGTTGGCGTTGGCGCAGAAATATGAGGAGCGTGAGCTGCTGCCTGCCCGAGTGATTGCCGGCGAGCATGGTATTCCCAGCCAGTTCCTGGGGCAGATCATGCAGCAGCTTCGCGCGGCCGGCTTAATTACGAGCACGCGGGGGGCCAACGGAGGATTTCAACTCAGCCGTATGCCGAACCAAATCGTGGTTGCAGAAATTGTCGAAGCGGTGTGTGGTGCCTCTTCAACCAGTGGCTGCGGAGAAACGACGAGTGAGCTGTCGAGCGTCGTGCTGGAAATCTGGGAAGATCTGGATCGACAGGTCTTGGCCGCATTGAAAAGGGTGTCGTTGGGGGACTTGCTGTTGCGAATTGAAGACACTGCCGACAGCATGTTCTACATTTAA
- the nagB gene encoding glucosamine-6-phosphate deaminase produces MRVVILKNAEQISCRAADVFGQLIQARPAAVLGLATGGTPLGTYRELIRRYRAGEISFSQVTTFNLDEYVGLPRDHSQSYHTFMHENLFSQADFDTDNCHLPDGSCVDPAQAGVDYEQKIAAAGGIDLQLLGIGTDGHIAFNEPGSSLASRTRLKALTEQTRSDNARFFESIDEVPRLAITMGIGSILDTQRIVLLANGAGKADAVQALVEGPVTAQVPASALQLHPHVTILLDEAAATKLSRIDYYRHVETLQRQLETKKVSDTFL; encoded by the coding sequence ATGCGCGTTGTGATACTCAAAAATGCTGAGCAGATAAGTTGCCGAGCTGCGGATGTTTTCGGCCAGCTAATCCAGGCCCGTCCAGCCGCGGTGCTCGGCTTGGCCACAGGGGGCACCCCCCTAGGAACCTACCGAGAGCTCATTCGAAGATATCGAGCTGGAGAAATCAGCTTCTCCCAAGTCACGACGTTCAATCTGGACGAGTACGTTGGCCTCCCACGAGACCATTCGCAGTCGTACCACACGTTTATGCACGAGAACCTATTCAGCCAAGCAGATTTCGATACCGACAACTGCCACCTGCCCGATGGAAGTTGCGTCGATCCCGCGCAGGCGGGAGTCGATTACGAACAGAAAATTGCAGCGGCTGGAGGCATCGACCTTCAATTGCTTGGGATCGGGACCGACGGTCACATCGCCTTTAACGAACCAGGTTCGTCACTGGCCAGTCGCACACGGCTGAAAGCACTCACCGAGCAGACCCGCAGCGACAACGCTCGTTTTTTTGAGTCGATCGACGAAGTGCCTCGCCTGGCGATCACGATGGGCATTGGTTCCATTTTGGACACGCAGCGAATTGTGCTCTTAGCCAACGGCGCCGGCAAGGCCGACGCGGTCCAAGCCTTGGTGGAAGGTCCCGTGACCGCCCAAGTTCCCGCCTCGGCGCTTCAGCTGCACCCCCACGTCACCATCCTGCTCGACGAAGCGGCTGCGACCAAACTGTCGCGCATCGACTACTACCGCCACGTCGAAACCCTTCAACGCCAGCTAGAAACAAAAAAGGTGTCCGACACCTTTTTGTAA
- a CDS encoding RecQ family ATP-dependent DNA helicase — protein MQACFGFTAFQGSQAAIIERVLNGQHALVIMPTGAGKSLCFQVPALVWSRRRDPQERPLTLVLSPLIALMKDQVDALRRRGIDAAFINSSLTGDERRARYTALAAGEFEILYVTPERFQKPDFRQALAARRIALLAVDEAHCISQWGHDFRPDYTRVAEIRESLGNPCTIALTATATVAVQRDIIRQLGLAPDQIQIFHSGIERPNLRLDVAEVWGESDKLEHIRSVFERTPGTGILYFTLIKTLMRFSEIFDDKRLPHLVYHGDLPRNQRRRVQEQFIEEPEHLVLATNAFGMGIDKSDIRFVIHADLPGSLESYYQEIGRAGRDGLPAECILLYDQADLATHMEFLRWSNPDADFYARLHDFLKHETESINAFGLEWLRERLHAKQKHDRRLETALGMMMRYDVIEGTLNPLHINHIHDLPIALRDSNALAAKLERDQRKLLHLVQYVKLDGDRQQYLNDYFMHEEETSAE, from the coding sequence TTGCAGGCCTGCTTTGGCTTCACAGCGTTCCAAGGCTCGCAGGCTGCGATTATCGAGCGCGTGCTGAACGGACAGCATGCACTGGTCATCATGCCGACCGGGGCGGGTAAGTCGCTCTGCTTCCAAGTGCCAGCCCTAGTCTGGTCGCGCCGACGCGATCCTCAGGAGCGGCCACTGACTTTAGTACTCTCTCCTCTCATCGCGCTGATGAAAGACCAAGTGGACGCGCTTCGCCGGCGTGGCATCGATGCCGCTTTCATCAACTCCTCACTCACGGGCGATGAACGGAGAGCACGCTACACAGCGCTCGCCGCTGGTGAGTTTGAAATTCTCTATGTTACGCCCGAAAGATTTCAGAAACCCGATTTTCGCCAAGCGTTGGCCGCTCGCAGAATTGCGTTATTAGCCGTTGACGAAGCGCACTGCATTAGCCAGTGGGGGCACGATTTCCGACCAGACTACACGCGCGTCGCAGAGATTCGGGAAAGCCTAGGGAACCCCTGCACGATCGCCCTTACCGCCACGGCTACGGTTGCGGTGCAACGCGATATCATCCGCCAGCTGGGTTTAGCACCCGATCAGATTCAAATCTTCCACTCCGGCATTGAACGTCCCAACCTCCGACTCGACGTCGCTGAGGTCTGGGGGGAAAGTGACAAACTCGAACATATTCGCAGTGTTTTTGAACGCACCCCAGGCACGGGCATCCTGTACTTTACGCTGATCAAAACACTCATGCGTTTCAGCGAGATCTTTGATGACAAACGCTTGCCACACCTGGTCTATCACGGGGACTTACCAAGAAACCAGCGCCGGCGGGTTCAAGAGCAATTTATCGAAGAGCCAGAGCACTTGGTGTTGGCCACCAACGCGTTTGGTATGGGAATCGACAAGTCAGACATTCGCTTTGTGATCCATGCCGACCTCCCCGGTTCGCTGGAATCGTACTACCAAGAAATTGGGCGCGCCGGCCGCGATGGGCTCCCGGCTGAATGCATCTTGCTCTATGACCAAGCCGACCTAGCAACGCACATGGAATTCCTGCGGTGGAGCAACCCCGACGCAGACTTCTACGCCCGACTTCACGATTTCCTGAAGCATGAAACCGAGTCGATTAATGCCTTCGGACTTGAATGGCTGCGGGAACGTTTGCATGCCAAACAAAAACACGATCGACGACTGGAAACAGCTCTTGGGATGATGATGCGCTACGACGTGATCGAAGGCACTCTCAACCCGCTACACATCAATCACATCCACGACTTGCCCATAGCGCTGCGGGACTCAAACGCATTGGCTGCCAAACTCGAACGCGACCAACGCAAACTTTTGCACTTGGTCCAGTACGTCAAGCTAGACGGGGACCGTCAACAATACCTAAACGACTACTTCATGCACGAGGAAGAGACGTCGGCCGAATAG
- a CDS encoding DUF1559 family PulG-like putative transporter, with protein sequence MLSVQHALDNRSLRALERCEAKAGLQDTPCFIARRRLCGNYNVLSLSLGRLPNPLCPHKGVGHLYGGMRVLGWLGGYSPHLLGSLSGRAWNNVAGWLRCYVRGGHVTQTLRSGDMRKKRNTVVTMVCLLVLVLLFLPPIEMARTGARRMQSSNNLKQIGLACHNYLDAHKQFPMGADYDPTGPKHGWFTRTTPYIEASSLYSRIDMRYGWKHPFNKYLFGDVYATTINPQIDSLSTTDDFALIHYLANPNIMHSKSSVRLEQLVDGSKHTWLVGEISQRFQPWAYPYNWRPLNEIASDHRSDQILWGGEFQVCNGDGSIRALSSDADSIVLHKLSTVPPIADMKATVVPYQSFEYRDVARSVDRYNFGELEPYARKHQKGPVWSAEIYYEHGEPHTLEARVHSQGEQSKLVELIANNPTLQVVLIRGVVNDSLARELSHLEHLCCLAMDSSDLSEQGVKVLAELKELRILDGITPANLLEIKKVSDTFLVE encoded by the coding sequence ATGCTGTCCGTTCAGCACGCGCTCGATAATCGCAGCCTGCGAGCCTTGGAACGCTGTGAAGCCAAAGCAGGCCTGCAAGACACACCCTGCTTCATCGCTAGGAGACGACTGTGTGGTAATTACAACGTCCTTTCGTTGAGCTTAGGCCGGTTGCCAAACCCCCTATGCCCCCATAAAGGTGTCGGACACCTTTATGGGGGAATGCGTGTTTTAGGGTGGCTGGGTGGGTATTCGCCGCACCTCTTGGGGAGCTTGTCTGGAAGGGCATGGAACAATGTGGCTGGTTGGCTAAGGTGCTATGTTAGGGGGGGGCATGTGACACAGACGCTGCGGAGTGGCGACATGAGGAAGAAGCGAAATACTGTAGTGACGATGGTCTGTTTACTAGTATTGGTTTTACTATTTCTCCCACCAATTGAAATGGCACGCACCGGAGCACGCCGCATGCAGTCTTCCAACAATTTGAAGCAGATCGGTTTGGCTTGCCACAACTACCTGGACGCCCACAAGCAATTCCCAATGGGAGCGGACTACGATCCTACAGGACCGAAGCATGGTTGGTTCACGCGCACAACGCCCTATATTGAAGCCAGTTCGCTCTACAGCCGAATTGATATGCGATACGGTTGGAAGCACCCGTTCAATAAGTATCTGTTTGGAGACGTCTATGCGACGACCATCAACCCACAGATAGACTCGCTTTCAACAACAGACGATTTTGCACTCATCCATTACTTGGCGAATCCCAACATCATGCACTCTAAAAGTTCGGTCCGCCTAGAACAGCTCGTAGACGGTTCCAAGCACACATGGCTAGTTGGTGAGATTAGTCAACGATTTCAGCCTTGGGCTTACCCCTATAACTGGCGTCCATTGAACGAAATCGCGTCTGACCACCGCAGCGATCAAATTCTTTGGGGAGGCGAGTTTCAAGTCTGCAATGGGGATGGATCGATTAGAGCATTGTCTTCTGATGCGGACTCGATTGTGCTCCATAAGTTGTCGACCGTGCCGCCGATCGCTGACATGAAGGCGACTGTGGTTCCCTATCAGTCGTTCGAATACCGAGATGTTGCCAGGAGTGTCGATCGCTATAATTTCGGAGAGCTTGAACCATACGCCAGAAAGCATCAAAAAGGTCCCGTGTGGTCCGCCGAAATATACTACGAGCATGGCGAGCCTCATACGCTGGAAGCGAGGGTGCACAGCCAAGGAGAGCAATCGAAGTTAGTAGAGTTGATTGCGAACAATCCAACCCTGCAGGTGGTCCTAATTCGAGGAGTCGTCAACGATTCCCTAGCCCGCGAACTATCGCATCTCGAGCATTTGTGTTGCTTGGCAATGGACAGCAGCGACCTGAGTGAACAAGGTGTCAAAGTGCTTGCGGAATTGAAGGAACTCCGAATACTCGATGGAATCACACCCGCCAACCTACTCGAAATCAAAAAGGTGTCGGACACCTTTTTGGTGGAATAG
- a CDS encoding NUDIX hydrolase: MSKSVRRKPSHGAVAVLVEDEKFLVIRRSRLVRAPNMLCFAGGTIEIGEQPEETIVRELKEELSLDATAVRHVFQNRTSWGTLLEWVLVERHENSQPIANPAEVSEWMWLTASELLDRHDLLPSVPDFFWAWATGQLEMPERAGTPESKWKFIKPNGRLVN; encoded by the coding sequence ATGAGCAAGAGTGTTCGCAGGAAGCCGTCGCATGGAGCGGTTGCCGTTTTAGTGGAAGATGAAAAGTTCTTAGTGATTCGTCGCAGCCGTCTGGTCCGCGCGCCCAATATGCTCTGCTTTGCGGGAGGGACGATTGAGATCGGGGAGCAGCCGGAAGAAACGATTGTGCGCGAGTTGAAGGAAGAGCTATCTCTCGATGCAACCGCCGTCCGACATGTCTTCCAAAATCGTACTTCATGGGGAACATTGCTAGAATGGGTGCTCGTGGAGCGGCATGAAAATTCCCAACCCATTGCCAATCCCGCCGAAGTGTCCGAGTGGATGTGGCTAACCGCGTCTGAATTACTAGATCGGCACGATCTACTTCCAAGTGTGCCCGACTTCTTCTGGGCTTGGGCCACCGGACAGCTTGAGATGCCTGAGCGGGCTGGGACGCCCGAGAGCAAGTGGAAATTTATTAAGCCCAACGGTAGGTTGGTGAATTGA
- a CDS encoding thiamine-phosphate kinase has product MEQSFVAWAKMRARRLPQVKLGIGDDAAVLAASGLDTVVTADSLMDGVHFHLDQVDPKRIGHKLVGVNLSDLAAMAARPTSLFLSMCLPNSEEAEQTDLLAAEIYEGVCEAAEKYGVALAGGDTNCWNGPLVLHMTAIGEAADGQVWTRSGAKQDDLIVVTGPLGGSILGKHLDFTPRLDWVEKVHGKIDIHAAMDISDGLSVDLLRMCDASHCGAVLELDKIPFSPEAEELSRTDGKLPVEHALGDGEDFELLLAVAPEDLAPLQALVGAEQALVCGTFTSRTGLWSRQGAKIHQLTSSGYVHGR; this is encoded by the coding sequence GTGGAACAGTCCTTTGTAGCGTGGGCCAAGATGCGAGCTCGACGCCTGCCGCAAGTCAAATTGGGAATAGGCGATGATGCGGCCGTATTGGCGGCTAGTGGGTTGGATACGGTTGTTACTGCCGATTCCCTCATGGACGGCGTCCATTTTCACTTGGATCAAGTCGACCCCAAGCGGATTGGGCATAAGTTGGTTGGCGTTAACTTGAGTGACTTGGCTGCCATGGCCGCACGCCCCACTTCGCTGTTTCTGTCCATGTGCTTGCCGAATTCTGAGGAGGCAGAGCAGACCGATTTGTTGGCGGCAGAAATTTATGAAGGCGTCTGCGAAGCTGCGGAAAAATATGGCGTGGCGTTGGCGGGTGGCGATACGAATTGTTGGAATGGACCGTTGGTATTGCACATGACGGCGATTGGCGAAGCCGCCGATGGCCAGGTCTGGACGCGCAGCGGCGCCAAGCAAGATGACTTGATCGTGGTAACGGGACCTCTGGGGGGCAGCATTTTGGGGAAACATCTCGATTTTACCCCCCGGCTGGATTGGGTTGAGAAGGTGCACGGGAAAATCGATATCCATGCTGCAATGGATATCAGTGATGGGTTGAGCGTCGATCTTCTGCGGATGTGCGATGCCTCGCACTGTGGTGCCGTGTTGGAGCTGGACAAAATTCCCTTCTCGCCCGAAGCCGAAGAGCTCTCGCGGACCGACGGAAAATTGCCAGTTGAGCACGCATTGGGGGACGGCGAGGATTTTGAGCTGCTGCTGGCAGTTGCGCCCGAGGACTTAGCACCCCTGCAAGCCTTGGTGGGCGCCGAGCAAGCGTTGGTCTGTGGGACTTTCACTAGCCGTACAGGGTTGTGGTCTCGGCAGGGGGCAAAAATTCATCAGCTGACCTCTTCGGGGTACGTTCATGGACGTTAA
- the nagB gene encoding glucosamine-6-phosphate deaminase, whose product MDEYVGLPRDHSQSYHTFMHENLFSQADFDTDNCHLPDGSCVDPAQAGVDYEQKIAAAGGIDLQLLGIGTDGHIAFNEPGSSLASRTRLKALTEQTRSDNARFFESIDEVPRLAITMGIGSILDTQRIVLLANGAGKADAVQALVEGPVTAQVPASALQLHPHVTILLDEAAATKLSRIDYYRHVETLQRQLETKKVSDTFL is encoded by the coding sequence CTGGACGAGTACGTTGGCCTCCCACGAGACCATTCGCAGTCGTACCACACGTTTATGCACGAGAACCTATTCAGCCAAGCAGATTTCGATACCGACAACTGCCACCTGCCCGATGGAAGTTGCGTCGATCCCGCGCAGGCGGGAGTCGATTACGAACAGAAAATTGCAGCGGCTGGAGGCATCGACCTTCAATTGCTTGGGATCGGGACCGACGGTCACATCGCCTTTAACGAACCAGGTTCGTCACTGGCCAGTCGCACACGGCTGAAAGCACTCACCGAGCAGACCCGCAGCGACAACGCTCGTTTTTTTGAGTCGATCGACGAAGTGCCTCGCCTGGCGATCACGATGGGCATTGGTTCCATTTTGGACACGCAGCGAATTGTGCTCTTAGCCAACGGCGCCGGCAAGGCCGACGCGGTCCAAGCCTTGGTGGAAGGTCCCGTGACCGCCCAAGTTCCCGCCTCGGCGCTTCAGCTGCACCCCCACGTCACCATCCTGCTCGACGAAGCGGCTGCGACCAAACTGTCGCGCATCGACTACTACCGCCACGTCGAAACCCTTCAACGCCAGCTAGAAACAAAAAAGGTGTCCGACACCTTTTTGTAA
- a CDS encoding 2-hydroxyacid dehydrogenase has translation MTKPIVYIARQLPAIATQLLEGHAELRQHAGELPPTRQELLEGVKGCAGILSLLSDRIDAEVLDAAGPNLKVISNFAVGYNNIEIAEARNRQIAVGNTPDVLTDATADIAIALLLSVARRLKEGERAVRSGEWTTWEPLGWMGLELQGKTLGIVGMGRIGEAVARRMVGGWGMQLRYTARTTKPLVDAQLGGRHVPLAELLADSDFVSLHVPLSTETRHLIGAAEFELMKPTAVLVNTARGEIVDQEALEGALRTRRIFGAGLDVCTPEPLPTSDPLLKLDNCLVVPHIGSATLAARDAMAERAARNLLAGLAGSPLPFAV, from the coding sequence ATGACAAAACCAATCGTATACATCGCGCGGCAGCTTCCTGCGATTGCCACCCAGTTGTTAGAGGGGCATGCTGAGCTTCGGCAGCATGCCGGGGAGTTGCCACCGACGCGCCAGGAATTGCTGGAAGGTGTTAAGGGCTGCGCAGGAATTCTGAGTCTCTTAAGTGATCGGATCGATGCGGAGGTGCTCGACGCGGCCGGCCCAAACCTGAAAGTCATCAGCAATTTTGCTGTGGGTTACAACAACATTGAGATTGCCGAAGCTCGAAATCGCCAGATTGCGGTTGGCAACACTCCCGACGTGTTGACCGATGCTACGGCGGACATTGCCATCGCCTTGCTGTTGTCCGTGGCACGGCGACTCAAGGAAGGCGAGCGTGCCGTTCGTAGCGGCGAATGGACAACCTGGGAACCGCTCGGCTGGATGGGGTTAGAGCTCCAAGGCAAAACGCTGGGGATCGTCGGAATGGGCAGGATCGGCGAAGCGGTTGCAAGGCGTATGGTCGGTGGGTGGGGGATGCAGCTGCGCTACACCGCACGCACTACTAAGCCGCTGGTCGACGCCCAGCTTGGTGGCCGCCATGTGCCACTTGCTGAACTATTGGCAGATAGCGATTTTGTCAGTTTGCATGTCCCCCTGAGCACCGAGACTCGACATCTGATCGGCGCTGCGGAATTCGAGCTCATGAAGCCGACGGCCGTGCTGGTGAATACGGCGCGGGGCGAGATTGTCGATCAAGAGGCTTTAGAGGGGGCCTTGCGAACGCGGCGGATTTTCGGAGCTGGGCTGGATGTTTGCACGCCTGAGCCGCTACCAACTAGCGATCCTCTGCTCAAACTGGACAATTGCCTAGTGGTGCCTCATATCGGAAGTGCAACCCTGGCGGCTCGCGATGCGATGGCAGAGCGCGCTGCCCGGAATCTTTTAGCCGGTTTAGCAGGTTCGCCACTTCCTTTTGCAGTGTAG
- a CDS encoding phosphoadenylyl-sulfate reductase: protein MVAIVLFEPAPMGTTCRTLDIVMNSSAKPLSVEANVERPTSNPTQELQDLQASRGAPPPALPVAVAGGGETGRKPSQASLRTADPEFLAEMQHESQRLESATPQEVLAWAVGRFAPKFAMATAFGPEGMTIIHMLAEIAPETPVFNLDTGYQFAETLELREEVKRRYGIEVELKQPELSVEEYERVNNGPVYSHDPGRCCRDRKLKVLEQSALDYTAWASAIRRDQSPDRAKAPIVGWDKKFGLMKVTPLANWTKKDVWSLISKEQIPYNPLHDQGYTSIGCFPCTRNVLPGEDERAGRWSGFAKTECGLHTSD from the coding sequence ATGGTCGCAATAGTATTATTTGAGCCTGCACCCATGGGGACGACCTGTCGAACCTTGGATATCGTCATGAATTCGTCTGCCAAACCATTATCCGTTGAGGCTAACGTGGAGCGTCCTACAAGCAATCCGACACAAGAATTGCAAGATTTGCAGGCGAGTCGCGGTGCGCCGCCACCGGCCCTTCCGGTAGCGGTTGCAGGAGGAGGGGAGACCGGACGCAAGCCTTCCCAGGCATCTTTGCGAACCGCAGATCCAGAATTCTTAGCCGAGATGCAGCACGAAAGTCAACGCTTGGAATCGGCTACCCCCCAAGAAGTGCTGGCGTGGGCCGTGGGCCGTTTTGCGCCCAAATTTGCGATGGCCACTGCCTTTGGCCCCGAGGGGATGACGATTATCCATATGCTGGCGGAGATCGCTCCAGAGACTCCCGTCTTCAATCTCGATACCGGTTATCAGTTCGCAGAAACGCTTGAACTAAGAGAAGAGGTCAAGCGGCGCTACGGCATTGAAGTCGAGCTGAAGCAACCTGAGTTGTCGGTGGAGGAATACGAGCGGGTGAATAATGGCCCGGTTTATAGCCATGATCCAGGGCGTTGTTGCCGAGACCGAAAATTGAAGGTGCTGGAGCAGTCGGCACTGGACTACACTGCCTGGGCGAGTGCCATTCGACGTGACCAAAGTCCCGATCGGGCGAAGGCTCCTATCGTTGGCTGGGACAAAAAATTCGGCTTGATGAAGGTCACCCCCTTAGCCAACTGGACGAAGAAGGATGTTTGGAGTTTGATTTCAAAGGAACAGATTCCTTACAATCCATTGCACGATCAAGGTTACACCAGTATCGGTTGTTTTCCTTGTACCCGCAACGTATTGCCTGGCGAAGACGAGCGGGCAGGGCGCTGGAGTGGTTTTGCTAAGACCGAGTGCGGTTTGCATACTTCCGACTAG